gttagcacgttacttagggttaggattaggtgttaatcctataaaccaagtaggggccaattaggctctagttcggactgatttgggccaattttggagcccaaccagtgagctgaaatagtgtaggcggtggcatcgcctagcacccgagagccaggcagtggcaccgccagcatcgggaaccaaagagaattcaaattttggagcccaaatttgaatcctcttgaggcctataaatacccctcaaatctcagctgagacaacaaccttttgaaaagcaatagtttaagttaagagccttagaatagtctttgcaagccttgtttttcatattgcttaagtgttcacctcctcccatcttgttgaaaagaattgtaaaagtgtgaaccacttgtaaaggttgtaagaggggtattagtccttcccctacaagaaatttgctagtggaagttggaagcctcctcaaagaaggcttcgcaagtggatgtaggtcattttgactgaaccactttaaaaactgctgcgttatttggtttgcatcctactcttgccatttacatactgcaaacttctctacttagttactacgcttccatacgtttctaagttatcaagcttctaaaatcggtttccattgatattgcttttcatcgtacgaaagatttatcaaaaccgaagttttaatccgctgcactaattcacccccccctcttagtgccgctccgatcctaacatatttgACCATGCGCCTCTATCGTAGTTGATTTCTCTTAGCACATGTTAAGTTTTTCTAACTCTTACACCTCGGGTACATTTTATCTTATGCTTCTGTCATAGTATATTTCTCTTGACATGGGTCGGGTTTTCTTACTCACATATTTTGGGCACATTTCCCCCTAAGTCTTCGTCATAGTGGGTTTCTCTTAGCGCGGGCCAGGTTTTCCCAACTCTCATGCCTCGGGCATATTTTTCCCTTCACCTCCATCATGATGGATTTCAAATCCTTCATTCATCGTAGCATGCTTTGAGTCCTTCCTTTGCCATGGAGGATTTTGAGTCCTCCTACCACTATAGCAGGCTTTAAGTCCTCTCTATATCATAGTAGATTTTCAATCCTCTTTCCGTCGTGGTAGGCTTCAAGTCAACCCTCCATCGTGGTGGATTTTGAGTCATCCTTTTGCTATGGGCTTCAAGTTCTCCCTCAGTTATGACGGATTTCAGATCTTCTTTTCATTGTGGTGGGTCCTCTGATGTGGCGGATTTTGAGCCCTCCCATCGTGATGAGCTTCATATCCTCCTTCCATCGTTGATGTTAAATTGATAGTTATTTTACGACAAATGTAAAACTattcaataatatttttcctCATCATTTCAATCATAAAGGTAATAGGTAAGCCATGACCATTGCATAATGACGGcaaggaaaaaataataataatctattTCTCTTTCTCAAATTTTACATATGTAAACTTTAGCTAtgattttttctctatttttatATACATTAGTTAAACTTGTATGTAGTAGGGCTCTAGTAGCAACCCAAAACAGTTTAGTAGCCTCTTTGTCTCATACATCATaagattttttaatatatgaacaaTGTAATAACCTCTTGGAAACATCTCCTTTCAACAAAATTTTGAATTTCATAATAGTCAAATTTTTGCATCTCATAATACATATTCTAAATTTACTAAATTAAACTTAGGTGCTTAAACTGTCAACTTTTTTCACTCATGattaacaaaacaaaacaaacttaATCCAAAAAAATTTGTTGAACATGTCCCTATGATTGTTTACATAAACATAATAAATGATATAAGATATGAATATAAGAAATCTCTTCACAATAAAGAAATAAGTTAGATcagaaaaaaattatcatgctaGATTGGcgattataattaatatataaatcttCATATGAATTGTAcaatttatatctataaatatgTAACATAAATATTCTAGCTATATATCCTGTATATACATCTTTCTGTATAACAAAACAAATTCAATATTAATAAATGTCTTAGTGTATTAGTTTATTAAATACATGCGTATCTgtaatattattgaatcctttcattTGCGAGGAGCTGGATGAGAAGAAACTCTCATGTCCGGTTCTGTAGTAGAGATGGAATTAAAAAACGACCATCAACTATAATCCCAAAAGAACGAAGATTGACATcaagatatgatattttttttatatacaaaCATGTAAAGATTGATAAAATCTTTTATGgctttgaattattagattacgtgactttatctaattagataaaatatattataaatatgattaaattttaattatgattatcaaCCAATAGAAAGGaggtttaattaaaatataatttattaggaTATCACTTTTTATTAGAGGGACTTTATTAATTACTTATTAGAGACTCTCcgctctcacctataaataaaTAGGATCTCATAGAGACTTAACATAAAATATGAGAATGTGATATATGATATTATTGAGTAATTATAGATCTTCTCTTATCTCTTCGTGGTGTTATCGaaagattatatatcttctcttATCTCCTTTTAGTCACTAATCTTTCACTATTACTAATCCTAGTATAAAAAGAGAAAAGATGACGAGTCTAATTCTTTTTATTGATTGACATTACTATAGCTTTTGGATTTGATAACGGTGCACTTGTAGATCCGATaaaaactttctaaatagtatcaAAAGGTAAGTATCATAAACTTGATATATCATTATTATTTCAGTTTCTAATATTAACATTTTTTGTATAACAATAGCATAATTACGAAACAATTAATATTAGAACTATgttttttgaaatcaaatatcatAGATTATAAAAGTATgtcaaatatattttatatgtcaAAACTAAAAATTATTTAATAGAGAAATAGCAAATAGCAAATCTTTTCATAATCTAACACATACTTTCTATATATATCATCTCTTTTTCGTGTGTTCCAACAACTACCATTATATAAAAGCTTGAGAGAATCTTTAAAAACTTATAAAAAGATGGTGCATGAATTACTAAGAAACACCATCCAGAGTAGAGTAGTTGATAACAAGCCTTTGGAgggtatttatatcattttatctaAGACATAAAAGGATGTCAATACCTGAGATGCACCTTTCTAATGCATGTTTAGTTCATAATGTATCTTTAGATAGTAATGAACATGAAATTGATAAAAACACTAAAaattagtaagaaaaaaaaaacatataaggaAGGAAGGTCCAAACATGAACATTATTTATTTCAATTGAGACCTTCACCACACATCTAATACATTTTGTTTCCAACAAATTTTATTTAGTGAACACTTCCATTTAACCTAAGGTTTTTATTAAAAACACTAAGTTTTATTCACTTGTAGCAATACTCTCCATGACATTACATCGAAGCTCTCACTTCCGCCTCTACTTGGAGTGGAGAGGGCAGTATGAGTTCATTAATATCTCCACTTGCATGCCTTAGAGAGCTAATGTCTTCCCCATGAAATGATCTATTATGGCATTATCGTTGATCTTGATGGAGACCCATTCAAACAATCATAGTTTTTCTAATTTatagattttttgatatttttatattttttataccatCCAAACAATctgtattttcttcatttttttctatttctaCCAAAACATGATGAATCTACATAATCTCTTTTTACATTTGCACTATTTTTGGGATCAAATCAAAAACTGAGTAAGAAGCACAAATCTTTGCCAAAATCTGTTAGATTAACATATATCACACATTTTCTATTTTGGAAGATTTTTTTTGATGTTTTATGAGTTTTTTCAATATGTAAAATAGAGAATCGGGTGAAATTTATACTTCCAATGgcctgatttttttaatttaatatattttataaaacaaATGATTATAACATATTTTAACTTATTGCtttatcaaaatttatttcaACTTTGATCCCAAAACTATTTTTGTattcatatattataattttataagtcaCTGAAAATATATTATCACTAAGCTGCTTTAAAAATACTTTggataattaaaattttagtgtAATTGTTCTTGCCCATAACTATTGTGATATAGGTGGAAATTTATATGATCAAAGATTATGTCCAAATTATTGGcattttgaaaatcttttttcttttttatcgcGCTTTGTGTTAATTCAATTCTTACTTTCCGAGAGATAATGTGATACGATCATATTCTCATCGTATTCGATTCTATTTACTTTCtataagaaatattttattattataggtCTTCTTGTATTTgtcaattatataaaaatctttACAAAACAAATATGGATTATCACTACTATACCTAGAATATAAAATtctcaaaatatcaaaatatcgatataaatttatttttgactatatatattgataattttgaattttaaaattttctcatcGCCTCGTCTCCATAATTAATTGGTTGGCGCTGATAGTGAGTTGgtgagaaaaaattaaaatttataattactgatatatatatatatatatatatatatatatgtatatatatacgtatgtatgtaatcttatttttttaatctattattcAATGATaggaagattaaaaaaaaagaaatacatgATAACAAGATTcatgaatatattattaatttgggAAATTATAGTGCAGAGAGGCATCATGATTTTTTTATCCATTCGTCAAGTATTCTTTAGATTAAAagaattttataatataaatatttagtaaaccatgtctcttgaattcaagcgTTGGACAACTaagaaaaatatatgaaaagTTTAAGTCattaaaatgaaaatattaaaatggaTAGGTTGTGTtatgaaaattataaaatattaatgactatgcataattttgattaaaaaaaattgaaggagaATTTATCATAATggtataaatctatttatgtgattacaaaaaaagagagaattattAGTATCAAAATCCAAAGAAAAATGAACGCAACCCACACCACAACACAGTCGAAATCTCTTCCTCCCCCCTTTTCTTGGCCTCAAATTATTAATTGAAACCTCAGATTCCAAAACCGTCCCCAATCTCCAACTCTCGAAACGATTGGTCACGGCGACCTCCACGTGGCCCCACCTCCCCTCACACACCCAAACGCCTCCCTCTCGTTGCTCCCGCTTCGTACCGTTCTTATACACCCACTCCATCAACCTTACTTCGTACTGCAAGCATCAGCCTCGATGGCGTACGCAACccatcctctcctctcctccgctCTCTTTGGCACCAATCTCCGCCCCAAAACCAAACCCATCCCTTCTCGCAATCCCTTCCTCCTCCCCAGAAGGCCCAGCTCCGTGCAATCATTCCTCGATCGTCACAACAGGAAGAGCCGCCCCGTCCTCCCCCCTTCTCCCACCGctgcagccgccgccgccgccttccttctctcctcctccctcccaccTTCCGCTATCGCTGACGACGTCGCTTCGGTTTCGCCTCCCCCCTCGTCGCCTCCCGTCCAGCTGGAGGCTGCCTCCAAGCCCGCTCCCCCCTCCTCCTCGAACCCCTTCTCCCAGTCTCTCCTCACCGCCCCGCGGCCGCAAGCCTCGCCTGACCTCCCCGATGGCACCCAGTGGCGCTACAGCGAGTTCCTTAATGCCGTCAAGAGGGGCAAGGTTGAGCGCGTCCGGTTCAGCAAGGACGGCGGCCTGCTCCAGCTCACGGCCGTCGACGGTCGCCGGGCCGCCGTCGTCGTCCCCAACGACCCTGACCTAATCGACATCCTGGCGATGAACGGCGTGGACATCTCCGTCTCGGAGGGGGACGGCGGCAATGGCCTGTTCAATCTCATCGGGAACCTCATCTTCCCGTTCCTCGCCTTCGCCGGCCTGTTCTTCCTATTCCGCCGGGCCCAGGGCGGGCCCGGTGGCGGCCCGGGTGGGCTCGGCGGGCCGATGGACTTCGGCCGGTCCAAATCCAAGTTCCAGGAGGTCCCCGAGACCGGCGTCACCTTCGCCGATGTCGCTGGGGCTGACCAGGCCAAGCTCGAGCTGCAGGAAGTGGTGGACTTCCTGAAGAACCCGGACAAGTACACGGCTCTTGGGGCGAAGATCCCCAAAGGTTGCCTCTTGGTGGGCCCACCCGGCACCGGCAAAACGCTGCTGGCCCGAGCTGTGGCGGGAGAGGCCGGCGTGCCCTTCTTCTCGTGCGCGGCGTCAGAGTTCGTGGAGCTGTTCGTGGGTGTGGGGGCGTCGAGGGTCCGGGATTTATTCGAAAAAGCGAAGGCTAAGGCACCTTGCATTGTGTTCATCGATGAAATTGATGCGGTGGGAAGGCAGAGGGGGGCCGGGCTTGGCGGTGGCAACGATGAGAGGGAGCAGACCATcaatcagctcttgacagagatggaTGGGTTCTCTGGGAACAGTGGGGTGATTGTTTTGGCAGCGACCAACAGGCCGGACGTGCTTGATTCGGCACTGCTACGGCCTGGAAGGTTCGATCGGCAGGTCACAGTGGATAGGCCTGATGTAGCTGGCAGGGTGAAGATCCTACAGGTTAGTTGGTATAATGTGGATACATTGAATCTTTATAATGGGCATTGTTTTAATGGTTTTTGATAATTTTGTACATGTTCTGCAGAATATTAGTTCACAGCAAGATGTTGTTTTGATGCTTTGTTAATGATGGTGTTCATGTTTTTGATAAAATTGCACATGTTTTGCAAAATAATTAGTTCTTAGGTGACTAAGTTGTTTCCATATCATAAAAGTTTGTCTCAAATGAGCTTAAAAATGAACATCTCGAGGAAGAAAAAAGtatattttttgatgaaatcTTGCTTGCTTTTGGGATTCCATCATGCATTATTCCTTCATGAGCTGGTTCGTAGCCAATTCAGTCCATGAAATGGGAGGCTGATCAGAAGTAAATATGGAACAATCGAGACAGTTAAGATTGTAAGTGATCATCATGATGAAGCTTCAGCTACCAGTGCTGCTGATtctatttttatcaaagttttaaaTCTTACATGATCGCAAACAGCTAGTGATAAATGAAGATGTAATTTGTTCTATTTTATTTGTGCTGTTACTATTATTTGGCTGATTTGTCCAGGCAGAAATGTCTCTGCTATTTTAAGATATTGATGAATACTAAGTTCTCTATTAATGCTTCGAACAGACACTTATTTGCGTTCATTGTTTTACCTTATGACAAATTTCTAATGTAACTATGTTAAAATATGACTAATTTGTTGTGAGTTTGTACTTTAGCATCACTGCTGCATGCAGGGTTTCTGACCTGCTGTATCAATGGCACTTTCTTTTGTATTTTCAAGTAGAATTTCTAATTTTGGTGTTATATCTATGTGTTTGATGTGAAACTTAAGAATACTTGCTTTGATGCTGCCCTCAAACATAGATTTCTTTTGTTTGGACTAAATGATAAATCACTGATGTGAAGGTTTTTACTGCTTAGGGAGGTTTAGACTTGAGAAGTAGTTAGTAATAATCATCTAGCAAAGCAAGAAATGGATGAAGGAACATGTGCACATTATGTAAAATAAAGTGAGAAtcagaatataaaaaaaatcaatgttaGGATTCATTACGGGAATAGTTGGAGATTACTTGAAGACTCTCACCCAACAAGGGGACTCAACAACCTTGAGACTTTATATCGTTAATTATATactattatataaatttattaaagctTTCCTACTTTCTTGAATTGCACCAAGCCTTGTTTTTAGAACTCATCTTGAGTGACCGTTGAGAATGAACTTTTGAATACATGACTGTTGCCTCTACTTGAAAGTCTACCTCATtcaaagattaaaagaaaaaaaagaaacttgtTGGTACCATACTGGGACTTGGATGTGGGATATAAATGCATCATTAGTTTTAATGATTATTCTTGTACTTTCAAATTTTGATCATATTCCACCATTTTAGTTTTTGTTGTAGCAACTACACTGGAaaattgtgtgtatatatatgtataaacaatTTGGTGGATATCTGGCTTAATATTTGGTTATTATAGTTGAAGGCAATTTTTTGCAAACTCTATTTTCGGTGATATTGTAGACGATGCCCTTATCTTACATCTGCTAGGTGTAAATATGTTAAGTTAGCATATCCTTGTGAGTACCTTTGACACTTGAAAAGTTGTAGAGCATAACCAAAGCATTTCTGCATAATGTGAATATGGTCCTTGACCACTGTATAAGTTTGTGGTTTGTTTAGTTGAAGATATAATTTAATCCTTTATGATTTTCCTGAATAATGGATACTAGCCAGTAGATGATACCTGTTGTAGAGTTTTTAAGAACTTTTATTCTATTTCCAGGTTCATTCAAGAGGAAAGGCACTTGCTAAGGATGTAGATTTTGAAAAAATTGCTAGAAGAACCCCGGGATTCACTGGAGCCGACTTGCAAAACCTGATGAATGAAGCAGCTATTCTTGCAGCCAGACGCGACCTTAAAGAaataagcaaggatgagatctcaGATGCTCTAGAGAGAATAATTGCAGGGCCCGAAAAGAAAAATGCAGTTGTCTCAGATGAGAAGAAGAAGCTTGTAGCATACCATGGTATACTGTTGCACGAACTTAGTCTAAACTCTCGCTGCATGCCTTGAGGTCAAAAAAATTGATAGATCCTGTATGTTCTTTGCAGAGGCTGGACATGCCCTTGTGGGTGCACTCATGCCTGAGTATGATCCGGTTGCCAAGATCTCCATCATCCCTCGAGGTCAAGCTGGTGGGCTTACATTCTTTGCCCCGAGCGAGGAAAGGCTCGAGTCAGGACTTTACAGCAGAAGCTACCTAGAGAATCAAATGGCCGTTGCCCTCGGTGGAAGGTTGGAAAAAGAAGCATGGATATTCCAAACTTTTCCCACTCCTCTCATTTAGATTAAGATTTTATGTACAATTAACATTCTATCACTCATGTGTAGCTGCTGCATTTCAGGGTGGCAGAGGAGGTAATTTTTGGGGAAGAGAAAGTCACAACAGGAGCTTCAAATGACTTCATGCAGGTTTCACGAGTGGCAAGACAAATGGTTGAGAGGCTTGGATTCAGCAAAAGAATTGGGCAGGTTGCGATAGGCGGACCTGGTGGTAATCCGTTCTTAGGTCAACAGGTATTTAAACATTAATAATTCGAATAATGTTTCTTAACCTGCATGTTTAGGCTTGCACTGATAATGGCGTGGATGTCGATTTTGACAGATGTCATCTCAAAAGGATTATTCCATGGCAACTGCTGATGTGGTGGATTCTGAGGTTAGAGAGCTTGTGGAGAGGGCTTATGCCAGGGCCAAGCAAATCATTACcactcacattgatatccttcataagCTGGCACAACTTCTCATTGAGAAGGAGACCGTTGATGGAGAGGAGTTCATGAGCCTGTTTATTGATGGCAAAGCAGAATTATACGTTGCATGACCTAACCAATACCCTTAAGTTTTCCCTGTTGTTGAATTATATTCACAACACattcaaggaaaaaaaaagaaaaagcaagtGAATAATTAGATTGACATAGCTATGATGCATTTTGTATATACATCCTATTTTTTCTTATCTTGATAATGGAGATTCAGTAAAAACTGCTGAGCTATTATGAACTACTAAGCTTCCTTGTTTCATTTTGTGGTCTTTTGATGCATTTTAAAAATCATAACGGAATATTTCTTCTAATGATTATTGGATTGACATGTACATGGTTTTATCTTtggctttcttctcttttgagatttgGCAATGGAAGACAGAAATAGAGATGGTATTGTTCTTGATATTGTAACATTGTATATGTCCAATTTTGTGCTCAACCTTGTTGCTTTTGTTTTGGTAATATGGGAGTCCTTTTACATGTTTTAGCATTCAAAAAGCAATTTGCTCTCTTTGTGATGTTTTTAGTCTAAACTACTTGCAATTTGCTTAATCTTTTTGTTCTTTCTCTCTCACCATGGCCAAGGGGAGACATTTTTCCTATCAGTGGCTGCACCAAAAATATTGGTCTGAACTTTATGATACCAGGTTTATTTTTGTATCAATTTAACTTAAGATGAACAAATCTATCACTGAATATTTTGTGTTCCTGATATGTCATACTTGCTAACAATTCTTCTACAGTGCACAAGAAAATAATGACAAC
This genomic stretch from Musa acuminata AAA Group cultivar baxijiao chromosome BXJ3-9, Cavendish_Baxijiao_AAA, whole genome shotgun sequence harbors:
- the LOC103998815 gene encoding ATP-dependent zinc metalloprotease FTSH, chloroplastic; its protein translation is MAYATHPLLSSALFGTNLRPKTKPIPSRNPFLLPRRPSSVQSFLDRHNRKSRPVLPPSPTAAAAAAAFLLSSSLPPSAIADDVASVSPPPSSPPVQLEAASKPAPPSSSNPFSQSLLTAPRPQASPDLPDGTQWRYSEFLNAVKRGKVERVRFSKDGGLLQLTAVDGRRAAVVVPNDPDLIDILAMNGVDISVSEGDGGNGLFNLIGNLIFPFLAFAGLFFLFRRAQGGPGGGPGGLGGPMDFGRSKSKFQEVPETGVTFADVAGADQAKLELQEVVDFLKNPDKYTALGAKIPKGCLLVGPPGTGKTLLARAVAGEAGVPFFSCAASEFVELFVGVGASRVRDLFEKAKAKAPCIVFIDEIDAVGRQRGAGLGGGNDEREQTINQLLTEMDGFSGNSGVIVLAATNRPDVLDSALLRPGRFDRQVTVDRPDVAGRVKILQVHSRGKALAKDVDFEKIARRTPGFTGADLQNLMNEAAILAARRDLKEISKDEISDALERIIAGPEKKNAVVSDEKKKLVAYHEAGHALVGALMPEYDPVAKISIIPRGQAGGLTFFAPSEERLESGLYSRSYLENQMAVALGGRVAEEVIFGEEKVTTGASNDFMQVSRVARQMVERLGFSKRIGQVAIGGPGGNPFLGQQMSSQKDYSMATADVVDSEVRELVERAYARAKQIITTHIDILHKLAQLLIEKETVDGEEFMSLFIDGKAELYVA